Proteins from a genomic interval of Gluconacetobacter diazotrophicus PA1 5:
- a CDS encoding aspartate-semialdehyde dehydrogenase has product MGYRVAVVGATGAVGREMLKTLAERAFPIDEIVALASARSAGQEVSFGDKTVLKVQNLEHFDFTGWDIALFSPGASVSAVHAPRAAKAGCIVIDNTSHFRMEHDVPLVVPEVNPNALKRARRGIIANPNCSTIQMVVALKPLHDLFTIRRVVVATYQAVAGAGKEGMDELFAQSRASFVGDPLKAEQFTKQIAFNCIPHIDRFMDDGATKEEWKMTVETRKILDPDISVFATCVRVPVFIGHSEAITVEFEEPVDLERAREALREAPGVILHDQREDGGYVTPTECVGEDATYVSRLRIDPTVPNGLAFWCVADNLRKGAALNAVQIAETMIALDLIHHKAT; this is encoded by the coding sequence ATGGGATACCGCGTTGCGGTCGTCGGCGCCACGGGCGCCGTCGGGCGGGAAATGCTCAAGACGCTGGCCGAACGCGCGTTTCCGATAGACGAGATCGTCGCCCTGGCCTCGGCCCGATCGGCGGGGCAGGAGGTCTCGTTCGGCGACAAGACGGTGCTGAAGGTGCAGAACCTGGAGCATTTCGACTTCACCGGCTGGGACATCGCCCTGTTCTCGCCCGGGGCGTCGGTTTCGGCGGTGCATGCGCCGCGCGCGGCCAAGGCCGGATGCATCGTCATCGACAACACGTCGCATTTCCGCATGGAACACGACGTGCCGCTGGTGGTGCCCGAGGTCAACCCGAACGCGCTAAAGCGGGCGCGGCGCGGCATCATCGCCAACCCGAACTGCTCGACCATCCAGATGGTGGTGGCGCTGAAGCCGCTGCACGACCTGTTCACCATCCGCCGCGTCGTGGTGGCCACGTACCAGGCGGTGGCCGGCGCGGGCAAGGAAGGCATGGACGAACTGTTCGCCCAGTCGCGCGCCAGCTTCGTGGGCGACCCGCTGAAGGCCGAACAGTTCACCAAGCAGATCGCCTTCAACTGCATTCCCCATATCGACCGTTTCATGGATGACGGCGCGACCAAGGAGGAATGGAAGATGACGGTCGAGACCCGCAAAATCCTTGACCCTGACATCTCGGTTTTCGCTACCTGCGTGCGCGTGCCGGTCTTCATCGGCCATTCCGAGGCCATCACGGTCGAGTTCGAGGAACCCGTGGACCTGGAGCGCGCGCGGGAGGCCCTGCGCGAGGCGCCGGGCGTCATCCTGCACGACCAGCGCGAGGATGGCGGCTACGTCACGCCGACAGAATGTGTTGGTGAGGACGCAACTTACGTGTCGCGCCTGCGGATCGACCCGACCGTACCCAACGGCCTGGCCTTCTGGTGCGTGGCGGACAATCTGCGCAAAGGGGCCGCGCTGAATGCAGTACAGATCGCGGAAACCATGATCGCGCTGGACCTGATTCACCACAAGGCCACCTGA